One region of Pseudoalteromonas piscicida genomic DNA includes:
- a CDS encoding sulfite exporter TauE/SafE family protein: protein MLQRITKPTMWPLFFTLGVYATLIWLQGFSQALGQIISEFHIALTMALGSFVAGGTALGGGAVAFPVMTKLLDIDPAIAKVFSLAIQSFGMTAASITIFCRRIPVYKNVILMALPMAALGVTLSLLYIAPLAPRLLVKSIFSFLLLCFALTLILRWWRKAHHQPSSEFIQPKMLRFMVVALIGGIASGLVGSGADIALFALLVIAYNADVKKATATSVVVMTFTSLIGSSINAWHLNTITSEINGYLLAAIPIVVVGAPLGAYVCSKVKVGHLVSFLLVLIGLEVSFTCYELYPSLLELF, encoded by the coding sequence ATGTTGCAACGAATAACAAAACCGACAATGTGGCCGTTATTTTTTACACTGGGTGTGTACGCTACGTTGATCTGGTTACAAGGCTTTTCTCAGGCGCTTGGCCAAATTATCAGTGAGTTTCATATCGCGCTTACCATGGCGTTGGGATCGTTTGTTGCGGGTGGTACTGCACTAGGTGGTGGCGCTGTTGCTTTTCCTGTGATGACTAAATTGTTAGACATAGATCCTGCCATCGCCAAGGTATTCTCTCTCGCGATACAAAGCTTTGGTATGACAGCGGCGTCCATTACTATTTTCTGTCGCCGTATTCCAGTATATAAAAACGTGATTTTAATGGCGTTGCCAATGGCTGCGCTTGGGGTTACGCTCAGCCTATTATATATCGCACCTCTGGCACCAAGGCTCCTCGTTAAGTCTATTTTTAGTTTTTTACTTCTCTGTTTTGCGTTAACGCTGATTTTGAGATGGTGGCGTAAGGCGCATCATCAACCTAGCAGTGAGTTTATCCAACCTAAAATGCTACGTTTTATGGTTGTAGCGTTAATTGGAGGTATAGCGAGTGGTTTAGTGGGGTCGGGTGCTGATATTGCACTCTTTGCCTTGTTGGTGATTGCTTATAATGCAGATGTGAAAAAGGCGACTGCAACCTCTGTCGTGGTGATGACGTTTACCTCATTGATTGGAAGTAGTATCAATGCGTGGCACCTCAATACGATTACCAGTGAAATAAATGGCTATTTGCTAGCGGCAATACCGATTGTGGTCGTTGGTGCCCCGCTAGGCGCTTATGTTTGTTCAAAAGTAAAAGTCGGGCATCTGGTCAGTTTTCTTTTAGTCTTGATTGGGCTTGAAGTGAGCTTTACCTGCTATGAGTTATATCCTTCTTTACTCGAGCTTTTTTAA
- a CDS encoding TonB-dependent receptor — protein sequence MQYSRSSVLSASCVAVKLALLGASTTVFASDDIEKISVYGKHNKIILQSGTATKSNMDLMQTPAAVVVVDKELLDSQSAATLQEALRNVSGLSQAGNNYGIGDSLMVRGLGVNYTYDGMYGGADLGNSFNPTRSLTNIESIEVLKGPATGLYGIGAAGGVVNLVEKKPQFEQALAINGKVGAWNTYGLGVDFTDAITDKLAYRVVANHERSDGYRDLESNRDEIYASLRFDPSSEHSFLLSTAYIDDSQQVDSIGDPVRIINWDSITGQPGLVTAERLPNNPQYDVEKGKWLGVQLNGEQRAQLAESIHIGDGLKPFNLGDGNLISPLSRPNEGEELRIKLRHDWYLNRNSKLTQQLLWRSYDSDFVRQTGAYNYVYWERNSVINANPRAPLVIDDVLYPYAARRQEYRRQVASEKTWQYFADLQLTWDMGSLSGEHLVSVNYENRDMRLKSWSAYDADGKGSIPFILDIRNPNWPTGEFEGYNPSLRSNYDKTLTAYGISAQEVVYITDALTARVGLAYTSVEQKYQHLGTERSPEESEELDTDDAGMTYNIGLNYQVTSQLSAFVNMAKGRTAYSVLGSLENEADANRKNRPDSESETLDIGVRFTAYDEDLLGSLVWFETKRTNLMYSNPEYNDEPGEDYNVSVPRYFFDDEDESKGVELDLNLALNDQISVNMNATYQDAVEIRSNERSGQMKGVPKKFASTWVKYTQPVDWFAGALEYSLGINYESERTINSVSFGLPTATIDGYTRWDAAIKFNADRFDIQLNLENLTDERYYSKALFLGGTPGNERNAKLSFNYRF from the coding sequence ATGCAATACTCTCGCTCTTCTGTTCTTTCCGCTTCATGCGTTGCGGTTAAGTTGGCTTTACTTGGTGCAAGCACAACCGTTTTCGCTTCTGATGACATAGAAAAAATCAGTGTCTATGGCAAACATAATAAAATTATTTTGCAATCTGGAACGGCAACTAAGTCTAATATGGATCTTATGCAGACCCCCGCAGCGGTTGTTGTTGTTGACAAAGAGCTACTAGATTCGCAAAGCGCAGCGACTTTACAAGAAGCACTACGCAACGTAAGTGGTTTATCTCAGGCTGGTAATAACTACGGAATTGGTGACTCGCTGATGGTTCGTGGTCTAGGCGTAAACTATACCTACGATGGTATGTATGGTGGTGCTGACTTAGGTAACAGCTTTAACCCAACGCGCTCTTTAACTAACATCGAAAGCATCGAAGTATTAAAGGGTCCCGCTACAGGCCTTTATGGTATTGGTGCAGCTGGTGGTGTAGTTAACTTAGTCGAGAAAAAGCCACAATTTGAACAAGCGCTTGCAATTAACGGTAAAGTAGGCGCATGGAATACTTATGGCTTGGGCGTTGATTTTACAGATGCAATTACTGATAAGTTGGCTTATCGTGTTGTTGCAAACCATGAGCGCAGCGACGGCTATCGAGATCTAGAATCAAATAGAGACGAAATCTATGCAAGCTTACGTTTCGACCCAAGCAGCGAGCACTCGTTTTTACTTTCAACGGCTTATATTGATGACTCACAACAAGTAGATTCAATTGGTGACCCTGTACGCATTATTAACTGGGATAGCATTACAGGACAACCAGGACTGGTTACAGCTGAACGTTTGCCAAATAACCCACAATATGATGTCGAGAAAGGTAAATGGTTAGGTGTACAACTGAATGGTGAGCAGCGTGCGCAACTTGCGGAGTCAATCCATATTGGCGATGGTTTAAAGCCTTTCAATCTTGGCGATGGTAACCTCATTTCTCCACTTTCACGCCCGAATGAGGGTGAAGAGCTTCGTATAAAATTGCGTCATGACTGGTATCTGAATCGTAACTCAAAGCTGACTCAACAGCTGTTATGGCGTAGCTATGATTCGGATTTTGTTCGCCAAACGGGTGCTTATAATTATGTTTATTGGGAGCGCAATAGTGTTATTAATGCAAACCCAAGAGCCCCGCTTGTGATTGATGATGTGCTATATCCTTATGCGGCTCGCCGTCAAGAGTATCGCCGTCAAGTTGCCAGCGAAAAAACTTGGCAATACTTTGCTGATTTACAGTTAACTTGGGATATGGGTTCTTTGAGCGGTGAGCACTTAGTTAGCGTTAACTATGAAAATCGTGATATGCGCTTAAAAAGTTGGTCTGCATATGATGCCGATGGTAAAGGCTCAATTCCATTTATCTTAGATATTCGCAACCCAAACTGGCCGACAGGAGAATTCGAGGGTTATAACCCATCGCTACGTAGTAACTATGATAAAACGCTTACGGCGTATGGCATTAGTGCACAAGAAGTAGTGTATATCACTGATGCGTTAACTGCTCGTGTTGGTCTTGCATATACTAGCGTTGAACAAAAATATCAGCATTTAGGCACTGAGCGTTCACCTGAAGAAAGTGAAGAGCTGGACACGGATGATGCGGGTATGACGTATAATATTGGCTTGAATTATCAAGTGACCTCTCAGCTTTCTGCTTTTGTAAATATGGCAAAGGGTCGTACTGCATACAGTGTACTGGGTAGCCTAGAAAATGAAGCTGATGCGAACCGTAAAAACAGACCTGACTCGGAATCTGAAACGCTAGATATTGGTGTGCGTTTTACTGCGTATGACGAAGATTTGCTAGGGTCACTAGTGTGGTTTGAAACAAAACGTACAAACCTTATGTATAGCAATCCTGAGTACAATGATGAACCAGGAGAAGACTACAATGTTAGTGTTCCGCGCTATTTTTTCGACGATGAAGATGAATCGAAAGGTGTAGAGCTTGATTTAAATTTAGCACTGAACGACCAAATCAGTGTGAATATGAATGCAACCTACCAAGATGCTGTTGAGATCCGTTCTAATGAGCGCTCAGGTCAAATGAAAGGGGTACCTAAGAAGTTTGCCAGCACGTGGGTGAAGTATACTCAGCCAGTGGATTGGTTTGCTGGAGCGTTGGAATATAGTCTTGGTATTAACTATGAGAGTGAAAGAACGATCAACTCTGTGTCCTTTGGCTTACCAACCGCAACTATTGATGGTTATACCCGCTGGGATGCTGCGATTAAATTCAATGCTGATCGGTTCGACATTCAGCTAAACCTAGAAAACTTAACTGACGAGCGTTATTACAGTAAGGCGTTGTTCTTAGGTGGTACGCCTGGCAACGAGCGTAATGCTAAGTTGAGCTTTAACTATAGGTTCTAA
- a CDS encoding AraC family transcriptional regulator, which translates to MTRKATTISHYTTRLNHVIDYIYNNISRELDVITLADQCHMSTYHFHRVYRSIAGETINATVRRMRLHVAAGMLIRTQDSIAKVAEQTGYASIEAFSRAFSQRYKQPPSQFRQHEQAKAKGCAAEFYIIKVDEDSNMFNVEIGSNEQMTLIGIEHHGDYMQIGQAFEKLNVLAQQQGLLGADTRFFGVYFDDPKTVEESKLKSMATILVPKTTASLPKGLCEFAIPSGKTASLLYQGDYASLETPYEYLFGQWLPNSEFEPADVPVIEEYLNDVRETLPHELLTRITCYIK; encoded by the coding sequence ATGACTAGAAAAGCAACGACCATAAGCCATTACACCACTCGCTTAAATCATGTTATTGATTATATCTATAACAATATAAGTCGCGAACTTGATGTGATCACGCTTGCTGATCAATGCCATATGTCAACTTATCACTTTCATCGTGTTTATCGCTCCATCGCTGGGGAAACCATCAATGCAACCGTGAGAAGAATGCGACTACATGTTGCCGCAGGCATGTTAATTCGTACCCAAGATTCCATTGCAAAGGTGGCTGAGCAAACAGGCTACGCAAGTATTGAAGCGTTTAGCCGAGCGTTTTCTCAACGATATAAGCAACCGCCTAGTCAGTTTCGTCAACATGAACAGGCCAAGGCAAAAGGCTGTGCGGCCGAGTTTTATATCATTAAGGTAGATGAGGATTCGAATATGTTTAATGTAGAAATAGGCAGTAATGAGCAAATGACGTTAATCGGAATTGAGCACCATGGCGATTACATGCAAATCGGTCAAGCATTTGAAAAATTAAACGTACTGGCGCAGCAACAAGGCTTATTAGGTGCGGATACGCGTTTCTTTGGTGTGTATTTTGACGACCCAAAAACCGTCGAGGAAAGCAAACTAAAATCAATGGCAACAATTTTAGTGCCAAAGACGACAGCATCTCTCCCAAAGGGGCTTTGTGAATTCGCCATTCCATCGGGCAAAACAGCTAGCCTACTTTACCAAGGTGACTATGCTTCTCTTGAAACGCCTTACGAGTATCTGTTTGGACAATGGTTACCTAACAGTGAGTTCGAACCTGCAGATGTGCCTGTTATCGAAGAGTACTTAAATGATGTCAGAGAGACACTGCCACACGAGCTTCTCACTCGTATCACTTGTTACATTAAATAA